A window of Daphnia pulicaria isolate SC F1-1A chromosome 4, SC_F0-13Bv2, whole genome shotgun sequence genomic DNA:
ACTGGGAACAAAAAGGAATATAACTTGGTCATTTCCTCTGCTCCACTTCATGCCACAGTTTCGGTTTTAGCAGGTGAAGACAGAATTTCGGATGAAGTAGGAGTATCGCTGCTACACTTCCACAAACCATAGGATTTACCAACGGTAGTTTGCCATAAACGAAGAGTTCCATCCTCTGATCCTGACGCGTATAATTCACCATCGGGAGAAAAACGGACGCAATGAACTGGGCCAAAGtgacctaaaaaaaaagatattgttAATAAACACAACTACTGTCTATAGACAAGATTTACCTTTAAACGATTCTATTTCCTGTCCATTGGAATAATCCATTTTATACATTTTAAAGTCTTCGCCACCGCATACAAAGACTGAGCGTGAAGGATGTAATGAGGCCGAATGGACTTGGCTAGGCACttgatattcttttattttttcaaagctGATGATTGCAACAAGAAGTTATTAAGCAAAGTATGTAAAATGAAAACCTATTTGTCGTTTACCTGGTTGTATTCCAGAAGCTGACTGTGTTCCCGCTAGCGACCGTCAATATGGAATCATCGTTAGAAACTTCAATGCCATTAGGGATCGAGGTAAAATCTATACGGTGAATTTCCTGTAAACGGAATAttaacaattttaatttgagaAGACGTAAAAAGATTAAATAGTCTTTACCTTTCCCGTTGAACGTTCCCAAAATCTAACGGTTCTATCGTCAGCACAACTAACTATCTTCTCTCCCTTACCAAGAAATGCAATATGTCTCAATCCAGAGGTATGGCCAGATATGATGAAtggatctaaaaaaaaagagaagcttcatgttttgtgtttcttaaataatttttcaagtaCTTTATTTACCAGCAGTTGGATTATTCAAGTCATAAATGCGAAGAAGCTTTTCATTGCTTCCAGTAGCAAGCAAGCTCCCGTCTGGGGAAAAGGCCACACATTTGACTATATGCTGATGTTGGAAGGAATATATTTCTTCCCCTGTTACAGCGTCCCAGACTTTAGCAATGAAATCAGCAGCACCTGATGCAGCTTTGCTGGCATCTTGGCTTAAAGCAACTCCCCATACAGCTCCCTTGTGGCCCTCAAATGTGCCCAACCAGTCACCA
This region includes:
- the LOC124337972 gene encoding serine-threonine kinase receptor-associated protein-like, producing MAVPTTLRQTPLTCSGHTRPVVDLAFSGFTEKGYFLISACKDGKPMMRQGDTGDWLGTFEGHKGAVWGVALSQDASKAASGAADFIAKVWDAVTGEEIYSFQHQHIVKCVAFSPDGSLLATGSNEKLLRIYDLNNPTADPFIISGHTSGLRHIAFLGKGEKIVSCADDRTVRFWERSTGKEIHRIDFTSIPNGIEVSNDDSILTVASGNTVSFWNTTSFEKIKEYQVPSQVHSASLHPSRSVFVCGGEDFKMYKMDYSNGQEIESFKGHFGPVHCVRFSPDGELYASGSEDGTLRLWQTTVGKSYGLWKCSSDTPTSSEILSSPAKTETVA